In the Theobroma cacao cultivar B97-61/B2 chromosome 1, Criollo_cocoa_genome_V2, whole genome shotgun sequence genome, one interval contains:
- the LOC18613420 gene encoding auxin-binding protein T85, whose product MVGPCLISFFFFFFNLLPFSQALEASHWSIKGLPLVRNIGELPQDNYGRGGFSHITVAGSLLHGLKEVEVWLQTFAPGSHTPIHRHSCEEVFVVLKGSGTLFLASSSHKHPGKPEEHFIFSNNTVHIPVNDVHQVWNSNEHEDLQVLVIISRPPIKVFIYEDWFMPHTAAKLKFPYYWDAQCFQEPQKDEL is encoded by the exons ATGGTTGGACCTTGCCttatttccttctttttcttcttcttcaacttgCTTCCATTCTCTCAAGCTCTCGAAGCTTCTCACTGGTCTATCAAAG GGTTACCTCTGGTCAGGAACATTGGTGAACTTCCACAGGATAATTATGGAAGAGGAGGCTTCTCCCACATAACTGTTGCCGGTTCACTTTTGCATGGGTTGAAAGAA GTTGAGGTTTGGCTTCAAACCTTTGCTCCAGGATCGCACACACCAATCCATAGGCACTCTTGTGAAGAAGTTTTTGTTGTTCTCAAGGGGAGCGGCACTCTCTTTCTTGCCTCAAGTTCGCATAAGCACCCTGGAAAACCAGAAGAGcactttatattttcaaataacaCAGTTCATATCCCTGTCAATGATGTTCACCAG GTATGGAATTCAAATGAACATGAGGATCTGCAAGTGCTTGTAATAATATCTCGCCCTCCCATCAAAgt GTTTATATATGAGGACTGGTTCATGCCTCACACTGCAGCTAAGTTGAAGTTCCCGTACTATTGGGATGCACAGTGCTTTCAAGAACCTCAGAAAGATGAGCTTTAA
- the LOC18613416 gene encoding BSD domain-containing protein 1: MDFFKSVFADDPDPPKRQSESGFPKAEDCVVDSPPKQPDPNPNPNPTGWSFGGLIKTITTRSESVIETYRRDLKEFGSGLKKEIEVAQGSLENVGHVIDEFGNSVLKGTAQIINQGKDVVLAADNESDSSSSESTSKTFTTQRGLNSKRYSRFDAHVRAIQGDTNTFSEAPEDLEDYKKWKSGFGLEDKKEEIERLMEENGELRRIYKRVVGVSNGVDHETFWCRYFYKVFKLKQAEDMRVKLVKRAISREEEEELSWDVDDDEDEEEEEVNERNVGSDASVKKDDVGRKRKDEIVELKAVNVESKGEFSENKEQAEKEKERNPVEELRVESYDSDKEGKGSADQSSVGSVVTEKVNLEKDEEVCKEDSVSKSVEKVASEGKGDNAESSNGNGKDSDFSVVSSHPSMPEEEDLGWDEIEDLSSIDDKRETHGGSPSSRADLRKRLSTAEEDEDLSWDIEDDDETVKA, from the coding sequence ATGGATTTCTTCAAATCAGTTTTCGCGGACGATCCAGATCCTCCTAAACGCCAATCCGAATCTGGTTTCCCCAAAGCCGAAGACTGTGTCGTCGATTCCCCTCCTAAACAGCCCGATCCCAATCCTAATCCTAACCCTACCGGATGGAGCTTCGGCGGTCTAATCAAAACGATCACAACCAGATCCGAATCCGTAATCGAAACCTACCGTCGCGATCTCAAGGAATTCGGTTCGGgtctaaaaaaagaaatcgaGGTGGCGCAGGGCTCGTTAGAGAACGTAGGGCACGTGATTGACGAGTTCGGGAACTCCGTCTTAAAAGGAACGGCACAGATCATCAATCAAGGCAAGGATGTTGTCCTAGCCGCCGATAACGAATCCGATTCCTCTTCCTCCGAAAGCACTAGTAAAACTTTTACTACTCAACGGGGTTTGAACTCGAAACGGTACAGTCGATTTGATGCTCACGTGAGGGCAATTCAGGGAGATACTAATACTTTCAGTGAAGCGCCGGAGGATTTGGAGGATTATAAGAAGTGGAAATCAGGGTTTGGTTTGGAAGATAAGAAGGAAGAGATTGAGAGATTGATGGAAGAGAACGGGGAGCTGAGGAGAATTTATAAAAGGGTTGTTGGTGTTTCAAATGGGGTTGATCATGAGACATTTTGGTGTAGGTACTTTTACAAAGTTTTTAAGCTGAAGCAAGCTGAGGATATGAGGGTTAAGCTTGTTAAGAGAGCGATTTCAAGGGAAGAAGAGGAGGAGTTGAGTTGGGATGTCGATGACGATGAAGATGAGGAGGAAGAAGAGGTAAATGAGAGAAATGTGGGGTCGGACGCCTCTGTAAAGAAAGATGATGTGGGAAGGAAACGAAAAGATGAAATTGTGGAACTGAAGGCAGTGAATGTGGAATCTAAAGGTGAATTTTCGGAGAATAAGGAGCAAGCtgagaaggaaaaggaaaggaatCCTGTTGAGGAATTGCGAGTTGAGAGTTATGATTCAGATAAAGAGGGGAAGGGGAGTGCTGATCAATCAAGTGTCGGCAGTGTGGTGACTGAGAAAGTTAATTTGGAGAAGGATGAAGAGGTATGCAAGGAAGATTCAGTGTCGAAATCTGTTGAGAAAGTAGCTTCTGAAGGGAAAGGTGATAATGCGGAGTCTAGTAATGGCAATGGTAAAGACAGTGACTTTTCGGTGGTATCAAGCCATCCATCAATGCCTGAGGAGGAGGATCTTGGGTGGGATGAAATCGAGGATCTCAGCAGCATTGATGATAAGAGAGAGACTCATGGTGGGAGCCCGAGCTCCAGAGCTGATCTGAGAAAGCGACTAAGTACTGCGGAAGAAGATGAGGATTTGAGCTGGGAtattgaagatgatgatgaaacGGTTAAAGCTTAA
- the LOC18613422 gene encoding transcription termination factor MTERF4, chloroplastic, whose product MKIRSYAGITKPSFLLVHSELPALTFHKPKLTWTSTLRIPRNYERNFGLITRVQCSVADRTFASTSVSSSASKPKSVRLGRKQGDSSSLYSRPSLLEMKKERIANRAKVYEFLRGLGIIPDELDGLELPVTVEVMQERIDFLHKLGLTIEDINNYPLVLGCSVKKNMIPVLDYLGKLGVRKSTFTEFLRRYPQVLHASVVVDLAPVVKYLQGLDIKPNDIPRVLERYPEVLGFKLEGTMSTSVAYLVGIGVSRREVGGVLTRYPEILGMRVGRVIKPFVEYLQGLGIPRLAVARLIEKRPHILGFGLEERVKPNVESLLEFNVRKASLPSIIAQYPEILGIDLIPKLLGQRSLLQSITDLGPEDFGTVVEKMPQVVSLSNTSMVKHVDFLKDCGISLQQVRDMVVGCPQVLALNLDIMKLSFDYFQMEMQRPIDDLVAFPALFTYSLESTIKPRHKIIAKRGFKCSLSWLLNCSDEKFKERMNYDTIEMEEMEMMPSFDMNSLMEPRSDESDSEYEDSDDEYV is encoded by the coding sequence ATGAAGATCAGAAGCTATGCTGGCATTACAAAACCTAGTTTTTTGCTCGTACATTCAGAATTACCTGCTCTTACCTTCCATAAACCCAAATTAACTTGGACATCAACTCTTAGAATCCCAAGAAACTATGAGAGGAATTTTGGATTGATTACAAGGGTTCAGTGCTCCGTTGCTGATAGAACCTTTGCGTCTACATCTGTGAGTTCATCTGCATCAAAGCCAAAAAGTGTTCGTTTGGGTCGGAAACAAGGCGATTCCTCGTCCTTGTATAGTCGCCCTAGTTTGTTGGAGATGAAGAAAGAGAGGATAGCAAATCGTGCCAAGGTTTATGAGTTTCTGAGGGGACTTGGTATAATTCCTGATGAGCTAGATGGGCTAGAACTTCCTGTCACAGTTGAGGTTATGCAGGAACGTATAGATTTTCTTCATAAACTGGGGCTTACTATTGAAGACATCAACAATTATCCACTTGTTCTTGGTTGTAGCGTGAAAAAGAACATGATTCCTGTGCTTGACTATTTGGGGAAATTGGGTGTTAGAAAATCCACCTTCACAGAGTTTTTGAGAAGATATCCACAAGTTCTCCATGCAAGTGTTGTTGTTGACCTTGCCCCAGTAGTAAAGTATCTTCAAGGGTTGGATATCAAGCCTAATGATATTCCTCGGGTCCTTGAGAGATATCCAGAAGTCCTGGGATTCAAGCTCGAGGGAACCATGAGCACATCGGTGGCTTATTTAGTTGGCATTGGGGTGTCAAGAAGGGAAGTTGGAGGGGTCTTAACTAGATACCCTGAAATTCTGGGGATGCGAGTAGGCCGTGTGATCAAGCCATTTGTGGAGTATCTTCAAGGCTTGGGTATTCCAAGGTTAGCTGTAGCTAGATTGATAGAGAAGAGGCCTCACATCCTTGGGTTTGGATTGGAGGAGAGGGTCAAACCAAATGTTGAATCCCTTCTTGAGTTCAATGTTAGAAAAGCATCACTTCCATCTATAATAGCACAGTATCCTGAAATTCTAGGAATTGATCTTATACCAAAGCTTCTTGGTCAAAGGAGTTTGCTTCAATCAATTACTGATTTGGGTCCTGAGGATTTTGGGACCGTTGTGGAGAAAATGCCTCAGGTTGTGAGCCTCAGTAATACTTCTATGGTGAAGCATGTGGATTTCCTAAAGGATTGTGGTATTTCCTTGCAACAAGTGAGGGACATGGTTGTGGGATGTCCCCAAGTGCTTGCTTTGAATCTTGACATCATGAAACTTAGCTTTGATTACTTTCAAATGGAAATGCAGAGGCCAATTGATGATTTGGTTGCTTTCCCCGCATTATTTACTTATAGTCTTGAGTCTACTATAAAGCCTAGACACAAGATTATTGCAAAGAGGGGTTTTAAATGTTCTCTTTCGTGGCTTCTTAACTGCTCTGATGAGAAATTTAAGGAACGGATGAACTATGACACCATTGAGATGGAGGAGATGGAAATGATGCCTTCTTTTGACATGAATTCACTGATGGAACCAAGAAGCGATGAGTCTGATTCTGAGTATGAGGATAGTGATGATGAGTACGTATAA
- the LOC18613423 gene encoding uncharacterized protein LOC18613423, which produces MYSLISTPLCNFGVSKFPLPTSFNFSYNNNPRFLSCRKALQIHANAANEVDRQIETVQEEPKEENLEAEPQNESNNISSTSSPSTAPLDKDLKKVLQKTAATFAPRASTATKNPAVPGTALYTVFEVQGYVSMLLGGALSFNLIFPSNEPDIWRLMGMWSIWMFTIPSLRARDCSKNEKEALNYLFLIVPLLNVTIPFFWKSFAIVWSADTIAFFAMYAWKVGWLQKTE; this is translated from the exons ATGTACTCGTTGATTTCAACGCCTCTTTGCAACTTTGGCGTTTCAAAGTTTCCTTTACCTACTTCTTTCAATTTCAGTTACAACAACAATCCCCGGTTTCTCAGCTGCAGAAAAGCCCTGCAAATACATGCCAATGCGGCAAATGAAGTAGATAGACAGATTGAAACTGTTCAGGAAGAACCCAAAGAAGAAAACTTAGAAGCTGAACCCCAAAATGAAAGCAACAACATCTCCAGTACTTCCTCCCCTTCCACTGCACCTCTTGACAAGGACCtcaaaaag GTGCTTCAGAAGACTGCTGCAACCTTTGCACCAAGGGCTTCCACAGCTACTAAAAACCCTGCTGTGCCTGGAACTGCCTTGTATACTGTTTTTGAGGTTCAAGGTTATGTCTCAATGTTGTTGGGTGGAGCTTTATCTTTCAATCTCATATTTCCATCAAATGAACCTGACATATGGAGATTGATGGGGATGTGGTCTATTTGGATGTTCA CAATTccctcccttcgagcccgagACTGCtcaaagaatgaaaaagaagctCTTAATTATCTCTTTCTCATCGTCCCATTGCTCAATGTTACAATCCCTTTCTTTTGGAAGTCTTTTGCAATCGTCTGGTCTGCTGACACCATAGCCTTCTTTGCCATGTATGCCTGGAAG GTTGGATGGCTACAGAAAACAGAGTAG
- the LOC18613421 gene encoding auxin-binding protein T85 — translation MVRWPCFVSFFLTLLLFWQTLEASPCPINGFPLVRNISELPQGSYGIKGLSHTTLVGSVLHGMKEIEIWLETFSPGARTPIHRHACEEVFVVLRGSGTLFLASPSDENKSPGKPKEYFIFPNSTYHIPVDDVHQVCNTNEHEDLQVLVIISRPPMKAFVYEDWSMPHSAARLLFPMPWDEQCRQSPQKDKL, via the exons ATGGTCCGGTGGCCTTGTTTCGTTTCCTTCTTTTTAACCCTCCTTTTATTCTGGCAAACCCTTGAAGCTTCTCCATGCCCCATCAATG GGTTTCCTCTGGTAAGGAACATTAGCGAGCTTCCACAGGGTAGCTATGGAATTAAAGGTTTATCCCATACAACTCTTGTAGGTTCTGTCTTGCATGGGATGAAAGAA ATCGAGATATGGCTTGAAACATTTTCGCCAGGAGCACGCACGCCAATCCACAGGCATGCTTGTGAAGAAGTTTTTGTTGTCCTCAGAGGGAGTGGCACTCTGTTTCTTGCCTCACCTTCAGATGAAAACAAGTCCCCCGGAAAGCCAAAAGAGTATTTTATCTTTCCAAACAGCACATATCATATCCCTGTCGATGATGTTCACCAG GTATGCAATACAAATGAACATGAGGATTTGCAAGTTCTTGTAATAATATCTCGCCCTCCTATGAAAGC GTTTGTGTATGAGGACTGGTCCATGCCTCATTCCGCAGCAAGGTTGCTGTTTCCCATGCCTTGGGATGAACAATGTCGTCAATCACCGCAGAAAGATAAGCTTTAA
- the LOC18613418 gene encoding probable galacturonosyltransferase-like 4, with protein MASLPLLGLLSLILTATAATATTTSATGIRHGIIRKPSSDVPVFREAPAFRNGDICGSNASDRIHIAMTLDANYLRGTMAAVLSILQHSTCPESVEFHFLWGKYEPEVLVSINSTFPYLNFRVYRFDPNRVRDKISKSIRQALDQPLNYARIYLADILPADVRRVLYLDSDLVVVDDILKLWEVDLEGKVLAAPEYCHANFTKYFTDLFWSDKGLASTFEGRHPCYFNTGVMVVDVDKWRQGGYTQKVEEWMAVQKQKRIYTLGSLPPFLLVLAGNIKAVNHRWNQHGLGGDNLEGRCRSLHPGPISLLHWSGKGKPWLRLDSRKPCVVDHLWAPYDLYNSSIQSLEE; from the coding sequence ATGGCCTCTCTCCCCCTCCTCGGCCTCCTGTCTCTCATTCTCACCGCCACCGCCGCCACCGCCACCACCACCTCTGCCACTGGAATCCGCCATGGCATTATCCGAAAACCTTCTTCGGATGTCCCCGTATTCAGAGAGGCCCCAGCATTCCGCAATGGGGATATTTGCGGGTCTAATGCCTCGGACAGAATCCACATTGCCATGACACTGGATGCAAACTACCTCAGGGGCACCATGGCTGCTGTTCTCTCCATCCTGCAGCATTCAACGTGCCCGGAAAGCGTGGAGTTTCATTTCCTGTGGGGAAAGTACGAGCCTGAAGTGCTTGTGAGCATCAACTCAACCTTCCCTTACCTCAACTTCAGGGTTTACCGCTTTGACCCCAACCGTGTTCGTGACAAGATATCAAAATCTATTCGCCAAGCACTGGACCAACCTTTGAACTATGCCAGGATTTATCTAGCTGATATACTGCCAGCAGACGTTAGGCGTGTTTTGTACTTGGATTCCGACCTTGTTGTGGTGGACGATATTTTGAAACTCTGGGAAGTTGATTTAGAAGGAAAAGTATTGGCCGCACCAGAATATTGTCAtgcaaattttacaaaatatttcacGGACTTGTTCTGGTCAGACAAGGGTTTGGCTAGTACTTTTGAAGGAAGACATCCATGTTATTTCAACACTGGGGTTATGGTGGTGGATGTTGATAAGTGGAGGCAGGGTGGGTATACACAGAAAGTAGAGGAGTGGATGGCTGTGCAAAAGCAGAAGAGGATATACACCTTGGGTTCATTGCCACCTTTTTTGTTGGTGTTAGCTGGGAATATAAAAGCTGTTAATCACAGGTGGAACCAGCATGGATTAGGGGGTGATAACCTTGAGGGTAGGTGTAGGAGTTTGCATCCTGGGCCTATTAGTTTGCTGCATTGGAGTGGGAAAGGGAAGCCTTGGTTGAGGCTGGACTCAAGGAAGCCTTGCGTTGTTGATCATCTTTGGGCACCATATGATCTTTACAATTCATCAATTCAGTCTTTGGAAGAATaa